TTTGTTGAAAACCTATACTCTGTTTTtcaatgtttcttcttcctttacCCTGTTTCACAGTTttcttctctgtttttcaatgtttcttcttcctttaacagtcatcttctcttctctttttcttttatttttgttcaaaACTCATGATCTGttttccattgtttcttcttcctttactAAACTTATAATATCTTGTTTCACGGTTTTCTTCTCTGTTCAAAACTCATGCTCTGttttccattgtttcttcttccttttctcttAACTTATCTCTTACGTATTCTTATCTCTTAAAATGTActgttttattttgaaaactcaGAACCATGGCCGCACAAGGTTCCAATTCAACCCCAGTTCTTGCAGCACCTCAAAGGGCTGATCTTGGCTGGAAATTTTGTAAGCCATATGATGCGCATGATACCAGTTGCTGTATTTGCAATTTCTGTGGTAAAATGACAAAGGGTGGAATTACAAGAATGAAGGAGCACTTGATGGCGAAGCCAGGGAATGTCGCACCTTGTCCTAAGTGTCCGAAAGAGGTTCGAGATGAATTGTGGGGAATcttgaatgaaaagaaaaagaaagacagCGAAGCATATGAAAGGGTTCGCCTTGATCTTCTTGATGATGACTGCCTCCGTGGTGATAGTGATGAGGAACGTGCTATGGATGAAGGGCTGGAGATTGCAActagagaaaataaaaataaaaaggttcTGAAGGGCCAGATTGATATGTACCTCAAAAAACCAGAAAGTGCCATtgcaaagaagaagaatgagaagctaAGGCAGGAAAGCATCAGAGCCTCATGTGATAAGGAGTCTACAGCAAGAGTTCATCAGTATATTGCCCGCTTTTGGTATCAAGCAGGCTTGTCTTTCAACATGGTTAAGTTGCAAAGCTTTCGTGACATGCTTGCGGCTGTTGGAAGCTTCGGACATCATTTAAAACCGCCTTCATATCATGACATAAGGGTTCCACTTCTTGCAAAGGAGGTAGACTACACTGAGAATTTGTTGAAGGGCCAGAAGGAGCAATGGAAAAGATTTGGTTGCTCTATTATGTCCGATGCATGGACTGATAGAAAACAAAGATCAATTATTAACTTCATGGTGAATTGTTCAGCTGGAACAATGTTTCTAAAATCAGTTGATGCCTCTGATTATGTGAAAAATGGTGAGAAATTATTTGAGCTGCTTGACTCCATAATTGATGAGGTTGGGGAAGAGAATGTTGTTCAGGTTATAACTGACAATGGCAGCAACTATGTGAGTGCGGGAAAGATGCTAGAACAAAAAAGACCCAACTTATATTGGACACCATGTGCAGCTCACTGCATAGATTTAATTTTGGAAGACATTGGGAAGATTCCTCTCATAAAGAAAACAATTCAAAGAGCCATATCTCTTGTTGGTTTCATCTACGGTCACACTAGTACATTGAGCTTGTTGAGGTACTATACCAAGAAAAGAGAATTGGTAAGGCATGCTGTTACAAGATTTGCAACATCCTATCTTACATTGAAAAGATTGCGGAAGGAGAAGGGGAAATTGAGGGAGATGTTTGTGTCACACACTTGGACAAATAACAAGCTGTCCAACGAGCCAAAAGGCAAGCAAGCCACAAAAACCGTTTTGATGAACTCTTTCTGGAACAGTGTGTGTTTTATATTAAAGGTAattttgctgttttttttttctaattttttcacattttactgtttctgtttttatatttttttcaaatctgaAACTATTTTTTCCCTCTCTTTTTTTCCATACACTCAAGGTCATGGGTCCATTGGTACGTGTACTACGCTTAGCAGACAGCGAGAAGAAACCCGCTATGGGTTATATCTATGAGGCTATGGATAAGGCCAAAGAAGCAATCAAAGCTTCCCTTCGTGATGACAAAAGCAAATATCAAAAAATCTGGGAAATCATAGACAATAGGTGGAATAGCCAACTACATCGACCATTGCATGCTGCTGGCCACTTCCTGAACCCAGAGTACTACTACAATGATTCAGAATTGGACTATGATTTTGAGGTGCAGAAAGGAGTCTATGATTGTGTAGAAAGGTTGTCACCTACTGATGAGCTAAGGAAGAAGATACTCACCGAGCTACCAATTTACAAATCTGGTGGTGGTATGTTTGGAAGCAAGTTTGCAATTGAACAAAGGGGAACAATTGCACCAGGTGAGCACAATTGAATATCTTTATATGTTAAATTGTTAATGCATTTGGATTGCATAACATTTGACTTATAATTGGATTTTGGACTTATGCTTTTGTAGCTCAATGGTGGAGAATGTATGGACAATCAACACCAAATTTGACAAAGTTGGCAATAAAGATTTTAAGTTTGACTTGTAGTGCTTCAGGGTGTGAACGGAATTGGAGTGTGTTTGAGCAAGTAAGCTCTTCAACTAATCAACTCTACTATTTGCTAATATTTATTATTGTACTTGTTAACTTTTAACATGTCACTTTAgtttagattttaattttattacctTATCATCTTTATAGATTCatacaaagaaaagaaataagcTTGAGCATAAGAGACTTGAGGACTTGGTGTTTGTCAAGTATAATCAAGCACTAGTAAGAAGGTACAATATTAGAGATGAGTTGGACCCTATCTCCTTGGATGACATTGATGAGAGCAATGAATGGCTAGTGGGGACGATGGAAGAGGATGGAGATGATGCTGGAAATGATAGGGTATTTCCGGAGGACGACCTCACTTGGGATGTTGTTTACAAAGCTTCAGGAATTGGAGAGCCTGGTACTAACACTAGGCGAGGAACTAGAAAGAGAAAAGAGGTCACAACTGCTGCAGGTACTTCatctaagaagaagaaaggtgcTACTACTTCCAAGAACGGAAAATAGCTGATTGttattgaagatgaagaagaagagatttcAGATAATGATTTGGAGGACTCTGAAATAGAAGCTGATGGATATGTTTCACTTTCTGATGATGTGGATGATGAAAATTCtggggaggaggaagaggataaCGAGTAGAATTGACTTTTGTTGCATTACCTTTACTGTTTTGAGGCTTCAGTTtaaattttgttgttttaagtACTTCTGTTATTTGTTTTGAGCTGCTGGGCAGCCTTGAATTGTGCTCTTTTGAGACTTACATTAACATTATGTTGTTTTAAGTACTTTGTTATCTGTTTTGAGCTGTTGGACAGCCTTGAATTATGTTGTTTTGAGACTTTGAGTTAAAATTATGTTGTTTTTAGCTGTTTTTTGTATAATATTGTACTTATTTTAACCGCTATGCGGTAGCCGCTATTTGCCAGCGACGCGATCCGCTAAACGAAATAGCGAATTTTTGCCTCGCCGCGATTTTCCGCAAtcgcgatttgacaacactgatTTTAATAGAGAAGATTGTAATAAAAATCAACACAGCAACCTAGTGCAACTGAATGGACCAAGGTGTAATTTTGCCACTAGCTCTCCTCTTATGGCCATTTTCTTGGCATTGATGGAAGGAAAACTGACATGCTACTGTTTATGTACAGTTTTCCTTCCCCCTCCATTTTCATCCCCCTCCCAAACACACAAAGATACCTTTTTCCACTCCTTTTCCCTTCTACCTACTTCCTTCCTTCCAAATTACACCCATCCAAACACAGTGATTGAAAAAAACTTTACAAGTAAATTCAATCTGATCCAAAAGACTCAATAGCATCAACCAGCCCAAAAGCCtgaaaagtttgggttaaatcgGATGTCGAGATTGGTTTTTACTCATGGACCCATTGTCCAATTGACATCCCCGATCAACGTAGTGGCAAAGCTTCTGATGCCCTTTCTCCTTCCACCTTGACCCTTTCACTTCACAAACCCTGTTTTCTTACCCCATCCATCACCACTCTAGACACGCACGAAGAAAAACCATTGTTCCCAGAGCCAGTTTTGAGCACCATCTAATCCCCGTGCTTCCACAGATTCTGATCGGAATTATGGATGACAGAATTAGCACTTTGACAGATGATCTCCTCTGTCGCATCCTCTCGTTTCTTCCAACGGAACAAGCAGTTGCCACAAGCATTCTTTCAAAGAGGTGGAAGCCTATCTGGATCTCAGTCCCCGTTCTCGACTTCGACAATCAAACCCATCTGAGAAAAGGTAAACCCTCATATTCCTTTGAAAGGTTAATATACGCAACCATTCAAGCTAGAGATCCGCAACAATCCATTAAAACTTTTCGTCTCAAATATGAGCTTCTTGACCTTGAACTTTCGGAGGAACGAGCGAATGCTGATATCAATGTTTGGATAAAAACTGCTATAAACCATGGGGTTGAGAACCTTGAAATCTACCTTGATTGCAACTCTGTGCCTTTCGATTATATCGTTAGGTTAACCTGCTGCGGCATTTTCAGCTGCAAAACCCTTGTTGTTCTCAAGTTGAAAGAGGTATCTCTAGCTGCTTCTGGTTCTGTTGAGCTTCCCTCACTCAAATGCCTATGGTTGCTACGTGTTGAATTTGAAGAGCCTCAATATCTTATGGAGCTTCTTTATGGATGTCCAGAGCTTGAAGATTTGAAAACAATTTTTCTAGATTATGCTCATGGTGGATCTTTTTGTAAGGAACGGTTTAAGATCTTACCCAAATTGGTCAGGGCGGATATACGTTCTTCTGGTATGGAAATTATGGATGGTAACAGTACTAGTATTCTTATGAAAGCAATATCTAATGTGGAGTTTATGAACATCACAGAGGTTTGATTTGAATATATTCGATAGAAATGTGTTTAGTTTGTTGATTGGTTTTGTTTTTAGATTACTGTCACCTATATTTCTCATAATTTGTCTCTATCACTATTGCAGTTTCGAGTTAATGATTCGGTTCCAGAATTTCCTCATTTAAGGCATTTGACCCTCTCGCTGATTTCTACTGTTAAAAGCTCAAATTTGATGCTTTTGATGCTCAAGAATTGCCCCAAGGTTCAAAGTTTTGAACTTTTTGGATCTTTTAAAGATGACGATGTTCTACATTACCCTCATTTTGTTCCTGAATGCCTTACTTCATGCTTAACTAAGTGCTATCTCAAACGTTTCGAAGGCACAGAAAATGACCTACAATTTGCAAAGTATATTATGCAGAACTCGACATATTTACAGTCCATGAAGATTCTTAGTCTTTCACCTGATCCACTTGAAGTGTTGAAGGAGTTAGCTATG
This is a stretch of genomic DNA from Lotus japonicus ecotype B-129 chromosome 1, LjGifu_v1.2. It encodes these proteins:
- the LOC130748027 gene encoding uncharacterized protein LOC130748027 codes for the protein MAAQGSNSTPVLAAPQRADLGWKFCKPYDAHDTSCCICNFCGKMTKGGITRMKEHLMAKPGNVAPCPKCPKEVRDELWGILNEKKKKDSEAYERVRLDLLDDDCLRGDSDEERAMDEGLEIATRENKNKKVLKGQIDMYLKKPESAIAKKKNEKLRQESIRASCDKESTARVHQYIARFWYQAGLSFNMVKLQSFRDMLAAVGSFGHHLKPPSYHDIRVPLLAKEVDYTENLLKGQKEQWKRFGCSIMSDAWTDRKQRSIINFMVNCSAGTMFLKSVDASDYVKNGEKLFELLDSIIDEVGEENVVQVITDNGSNYVSAGKMLEQKRPNLYWTPCAAHCIDLILEDIGKIPLIKKTIQRAISLVGFIYGHTSTLSLLRYYTKKRELVRHAVTRFATSYLTLKRLRKEKGKLREMFVSHTWTNNKLSNEPKGKQATKTVLMNSFWNSVCFILKVMGPLVRVLRLADSEKKPAMGYIYEAMDKAKEAIKASLRDDKSKYQKIWEIIDNRWNSQLHRPLHAAGHFLNPEYYYNDSELDYDFEVQKGVYDCVERLSPTDELRKKILTELPIYKSGGGMFGSKFAIEQRGTIAPAQWWRMYGQSTPNLTKLAIKILSLTCSASGCERNWSVFEQIHTKKRNKLEHKRLEDLVFVKYNQALVRRYNIRDELDPISLDDIDESNEWLVGTMEEDGDDAGNDRVFPEDDLTWDVVYKASGIGEPGTNTRRGTRKRKEVTTAADEEEEISDNDLEDSEIEADGYVSLSDDVDDENSGEEEEDNE
- the LOC130719766 gene encoding F-box/FBD/LRR-repeat protein At4g26340-like, which encodes MDDRISTLTDDLLCRILSFLPTEQAVATSILSKRWKPIWISVPVLDFDNQTHLRKGKPSYSFERLIYATIQARDPQQSIKTFRLKYELLDLELSEERANADINVWIKTAINHGVENLEIYLDCNSVPFDYIVRLTCCGIFSCKTLVVLKLKEVSLAASGSVELPSLKCLWLLRVEFEEPQYLMELLYGCPELEDLKTIFLDYAHGGSFCKERFKILPKLVRADIRSSGMEIMDGNSTSILMKAISNVEFMNITEFRVNDSVPEFPHLRHLTLSLISTVKSSNLMLLMLKNCPKVQSFELFGSFKDDDVLHYPHFVPECLTSCLTKCYLKRFEGTENDLQFAKYIMQNSTYLQSMKILSLSPDPLEVLKELAMYPRKSASCELSFDR